CGACGGTAACTACGACCTCCTCATCATGGATTCCGATGGCTTCGGCATGCGCCGCATAGCCGGCTTCGGGGGCCAGATCTATTCGCCCGTATGGTCGCCCGACGGCCGCAGGATCCTGTATGCCACGGGCGGCGGCAAGTGGCAGCTGGTGGAGCGCGACGTCGCCACGGGGCGCCAGAACACGTTCGATCCGGGCGGCGACATGATCATGCCGCCCGCAGCGTATGCGCCCGATGGCTCGACGATAGCGCTCGGCGTGTGGCGTCAGAACGGGGCGGAGCTGGTCCAGTACGACGTGTCGCGCGGCGGCGGACTGCGCAAGCTGACGGGTGACCTGAACACGATCTCGATGTATCCGAGCTACTCGCCGGACGGCAGCCGGCTCGCGTTCATGTCCGATCGCATCGGTCGCCCTGCGGTATACGTCATGACGTCCGGCGGCGGGAGCGCGACCATGCTGTCGCCGTTCGTTTCGGGACAGTCGAGCGACTACGCGGCGCCTTCCTGGTCACCCACGGGCTCGCGGGTCGCGTTCCATGGCATCTGGAACCGCAACATGCGGGGTTCCTACCAGATCATGATCGCCAATGCCGATCGTCCGGGCGACCAGATCGAGCAGATCACGTCGCGCGGCAACAACGAAGACCCGAGCTGGGCGCCGGACGGACGAAACATCGTTTACACGTCCGTAGGCGACGGGCCCGGCGGCCTGTATATTATCGATGCCGTCACCAGGACGCGGCGTCTGCTCGCGCGCGGCGACAATCTCCGCATGGCGGAATGGTCGCCGCTGCTGCTGCGCGCCCGCGACCTGGCCGCGCAGCAATAGAGCCGTTTCACACAGCTGGAGGTCCGGCCGGTGCCGGCATGGTCTCACTGCGGCACCAACGCCGCCATTTACGCTCATCAAGGGAGATACGACGAATGATCCGACGCCTCGTGCTGCTCACCGTACTGCTCGCTCTTCCGCTGACCGCCTGCTCACGGCGCCAGCCGCCGCAGGAGCCCGCGCCGACGCTGCCCGACACTGCCGGTGACGGCGCGCGGCGTGCCGCGGAGCGCGAGCGCATGCGGCAGGATTCGATCGCTCGCGCGAACGCCAACGCCGACGCCGATGCGCGCCGGCGCGCCGAAGAGGTGACGGCACGTGCGCGCGCGATCCTCGAGGAAGTCGTTCTCTTCGATTATGACGAGTCGAACCTGCGGGCGGACGCCGAGGCTGCACTCGGTCGCAAGGTGCCGATCCTGCGGGCGAACCCGGGCGTCCGACTGCGCATCGTGGGTCACACGGACGAGCGGGGCTCACTCGAGTACAACCTCGCGCTCGGCATGCGGCGCGCCGCAGCGGTGCGTCAGTACCTCACCGGCTTCGGTATCGACGGCTCGCGCTTCGAGACGACGAGCATGGGCGAGGACTCCCCGGCGGCGGCGGGCAGCAACGAATCGGCATGGTCGCAGAACCGTCGCGCGGAGTTCGTGATCACGGCCGGCGGCTCGCCGCTGACCATGCCGGGTTCATGACGAACACTGCGGGAGGCAGCATGCGGGTGATACCACTGATGGCAGCGGGACTGCTCGTGCTGGGCGGGTGCGCGACGAAGGGCGACGTGCGCTCGCTGCGCAACGAGATGTACTGGATGCGGCAGCATCAGGACTCGGTGCTGATCGAGATCCAGCGTCAGAACCGGCTGCTGCTCGACTCCATCAGCACGACCATGGCGCTGACCGTCGATGCGCGCGGCACTACTGCCAATGCGCTGCGGCAGTTCGATCAGAACGTGACGCAGATGGGCCAGCTGGTCGGGCAGGTGATGGGAACGCTCAATCGTATCGAGCAGCGGCTGACGGCTCTCGAGCAACGAAGCCTCACCTCCGCGGCGCCGGGTCCCACATCGGGCGGCATGTCCGCCGAGCAGTACTATGGGGCCGGCATGGAGAAGATGAACGAGGGGTCGTTCTCAACCGCGCGGCTGGCCTTCGAGCAGCTGATCGCCGAGTTCCCGGAACACGCGCGCGCGCCCGACGCGCAGTTCCAGATCGGGGAGTCGTATTACCGTGACGAGGCGTGGGACGACGCGTACGAGGCGCTGGAGCGCGTGGCGGAGGAGTGGGAATCGGCCCCACGTGCGGCGGCTGCCCTGTTCCGTGCGGGCGCCATTGCGGAGGAGCGCCGGTCGTTCGACCGCGCGCGCCAGTACTATACGCAGGTGAGGGAGCGCTACCCTGACTCGGCGGAGGCGCGGCAGGCACAGACCAGGCTGCGCTCGCTGCCGGACCGGTAATGCGCTGTCCCTACTGCCACGGGATGGAGGATCGCGTCGTCGACTCCCGCACCAGCCAGGAAGGCCGTGCGGTGCGTCGGCGGCGCGAATGTCTCGCGTGCGGTAAGCGATTCACGACGTACGAGTCGATCGAGGAGCGGCAGCTCCTGATCACCAAGCGTGACGGCTCGTCCGAACCGTACAGCCGGCAGAAGGTCCTGACGTCGCTGCAGCTGCCCTGCGCCAAGCGGCCGGTTACCGGCAGCGAGATCGAGCTGATGGTGAGTGCGATCGAGGACGAGCTCGCCCGCCTCAACGTCGACGAGATCGAGAGCGACCGGATCGGCGAGCTCGTGATGGAGCAGCTCAGGACCAGGGACTATGTAGCGTACGTGCGTTACGCGTCGGTTTACCGGAACTTCCAGGATCTGGATGAGTTCTACCAGGAGCTGAAGGAACTAAGCGCGAAAGAGGCCATGGCGGCGCTCAGCAGGAGCCAGGTCGAGCTGCCGCTGAAGTGACATGATGGGGTTGCGGAAACTCAGGCCCGGCTCGCCCGCGGGCGAAATGCCGTTCTTCGATCATCTCGAGGAGCTGCGCTGGCGCATCGTGTGGAG
This sequence is a window from Longimicrobiales bacterium. Protein-coding genes within it:
- a CDS encoding OmpA family protein, whose protein sequence is MIRRLVLLTVLLALPLTACSRRQPPQEPAPTLPDTAGDGARRAAERERMRQDSIARANANADADARRRAEEVTARARAILEEVVLFDYDESNLRADAEAALGRKVPILRANPGVRLRIVGHTDERGSLEYNLALGMRRAAAVRQYLTGFGIDGSRFETTSMGEDSPAAAGSNESAWSQNRRAEFVITAGGSPLTMPGS
- a CDS encoding tetratricopeptide repeat protein — encoded protein: MRVIPLMAAGLLVLGGCATKGDVRSLRNEMYWMRQHQDSVLIEIQRQNRLLLDSISTTMALTVDARGTTANALRQFDQNVTQMGQLVGQVMGTLNRIEQRLTALEQRSLTSAAPGPTSGGMSAEQYYGAGMEKMNEGSFSTARLAFEQLIAEFPEHARAPDAQFQIGESYYRDEAWDDAYEALERVAEEWESAPRAAAALFRAGAIAEERRSFDRARQYYTQVRERYPDSAEARQAQTRLRSLPDR
- the nrdR gene encoding transcriptional regulator NrdR, with amino-acid sequence MRCPYCHGMEDRVVDSRTSQEGRAVRRRRECLACGKRFTTYESIEERQLLITKRDGSSEPYSRQKVLTSLQLPCAKRPVTGSEIELMVSAIEDELARLNVDEIESDRIGELVMEQLRTRDYVAYVRYASVYRNFQDLDEFYQELKELSAKEAMAALSRSQVELPLK